From the genome of Nocardia sp. NBC_01503, one region includes:
- a CDS encoding ABC transporter ATP-binding protein, with translation MSDNTKKHRSRTDRARGGIQLSGVSKTYGVGEAAVHALTDIDLDIAPGELVAVLGASGSGKTTLLNIAGGIESADSGSIVIAGQDISGIKPAALGDFRRDHVGFVFQFFNLIPSLTARENVEVIIELTGRGDRRRVPELLSAVGLADRGDHFPAQLSGGQQQRVSIARALATDPDLLLADEPTGALDVATGREVLALLQQTSRDGRGVVMVTHNEAAAAIADRVVRMRDGQVIACETNASPVDAATVRW, from the coding sequence AACACCGATCGAGGACTGACCGGGCCCGCGGTGGCATCCAGCTGAGCGGGGTGAGCAAGACCTATGGGGTGGGCGAGGCCGCAGTGCACGCCCTCACCGATATCGACCTCGATATCGCGCCGGGCGAGTTGGTGGCGGTGTTAGGGGCCAGCGGCTCGGGCAAGACGACACTGTTGAATATCGCCGGCGGTATCGAATCCGCCGATTCCGGCTCCATTGTGATTGCCGGACAAGACATTTCGGGAATCAAACCGGCGGCGCTCGGAGACTTCCGCCGCGACCACGTCGGATTCGTCTTCCAGTTCTTCAATCTCATTCCGAGTTTGACCGCTCGCGAGAATGTCGAAGTCATCATCGAGTTGACCGGGCGCGGCGATCGCCGGCGGGTGCCGGAGCTCCTGAGCGCGGTCGGGCTGGCCGACCGGGGCGATCATTTTCCGGCACAGCTGTCCGGTGGACAGCAGCAGCGGGTGTCGATCGCTCGCGCGCTGGCCACCGATCCGGATCTGCTGCTGGCCGATGAACCCACCGGCGCGCTCGATGTCGCCACCGGCCGTGAGGTTTTGGCGCTGCTGCAGCAGACCAGCAGGGACGGGCGCGGGGTTGTCATGGTCACCCATAACGAGGCCGCGGCGGCCATCGCCGACCGGGTGGTGCGGATGCGTGACGGTCAGGTGATCGCCTGTGAGACCAATGCGAGCCCGGTCGACGCGGCAACGGTTCGGTGGTGA